CAGGCCGCCAAGGACCACAACGCCGACATCATCGGGCTGTCCGGTTTGATCACGCCGTCACTGGATGAAATGGTTCACGTCGCCAAGGAAATGAAGCGTCGCGGCATGGACCTGCCGCTGCTCATCGGTGGTGCAACGACCTCCAAAGCGCATACAGCGGTCAAAATCGAGCCCCAGTATGACCATCCGGTTATTTACGTTACCGATGCCTCCCGGGCTGTCGGGGTGGCTAGCCGACTGCTTACTCCGACCCTAAAGACGGACTATGTCGCCGAAATACGCGAAGAATACGAGAAAGTGCGCGAACGCAATGCCAAGCGTCGCCCCAAAGCCGCCGACCTTGACTACACCCAGGCGCGCAAGCGGCGCTTTCGTACCGACTGGGCTAACTATACACCGGTCAAACCCCACCTGCTGGGGCTGCAAACCTTCGATGACTACCCGCTTGATGAGCTCGTCGAGCGGATCGACTGGACACCCTTCTTCATGAGCTGGCAGCTGGCGGGTAAATACCCCAAGATTCTTGATGACAAGGTGGTCGGTGAAGCTGCCCGGAACCTGTTTGAAGATGCCAAGGTGATGCTGCGCAAGCTGCTTGACGAAAAGCGCGTCCAGGCACGGGGCGTAATTGGCTTCTGGCCAGCCAATACCGTCGACGATGACGTCATTGAAGTCTACGCCGATGAATCGCGTACCGACGTCGTCGAACGACTGCACCATATCCGTCAGCAGACCACCAAAGGGCGCGACGGCATCTGTTACAGCCTGGCGGATTTTATCGCCCCCAAAGACAGTGGCAAAGCCGACTGGATTGGGGGCTTTGCGGTGACCACGGGGCACGGGGTCGATGAACTGGCTAAAGAATATGAAGCGGCGGGCGACGACTACAACGCCATCATGGTTCAGGCTCTGACAGACCGGTTGGCGGAGGCCTTTGCCGAGCGGATGCATGAGCGCGTGCGCAAGGAATTCTGGGGCTACGTGCCCGAGGAGTCGCTCGATAATGACGCCATTATCGCCGAAAAATACCAGGGCATACGCCCTGCCCCCGGCTATCCGGCCTGCCCTGACCACACCGAGAAGGCAACGCTGTTCAGAATGCTCGACGCCACCGCAAATACCGGACTGGCGCTGACCGAAAACTTTGCCATGTGGCCTGCCGCGGCGGTATCAGGGTGGTATTTCTCGCATCCGCAATCCAAGTATTTTTCAACCGGCAAGATTACCCAGGACCAAGTCAAGGTATTGGCTGAGCGTAAACAGATGCCGCTTGAGGAAATGGAGCGCTGGCTGTCACCGGTGCTGTCGTACGACCCGAGCTAACAGTGCCCGGTGTCATGCCGTATGTCGCCCGCCGCCACGGCAAAGTGGTTCGCCTGGCCTGGCCTGTCATGCTGGGCATGCTCTCGCAGAGCATGCTCAATTTGGTCGATGCCGCCCTGGTGGGTCGTTTAGGCGAAACAGCACTGGCGGGTGTTGGGCTTGGCGGTTACGCCATGTTCATGATGACAGCACTGGTGTTCGGCCTGTCCTCCAGCGTTCAATCACAAACTGCCCAGCGCCTGGGCGCGGGTCATTCAGGGCTGTCCCGACCACTGCAGGCGGGTCTGCTGCTCGGTCTGGTCAGTGGTACATTGCTGGCGGTGTTGGCATGGTGGCAGGCGCCTGCGATTATGCAGTGGATGTCGCCAGCGCCGGACTTTCATGGCGTGGCGGTTGACTACTTTCGCTGGCGCGTGCTGTCGCTGGCGGCGATTGCGCTCACCCTGTGCTTTCGTGGTTACTGGAATGGCCGTCAGTACACACGCCTGTATTTGCGTATTATTGTCGCTGTCCACCTGCTTAACGTAGTGCTCAGCGCGGGATTGATTTTTGGCCTTGGCGGTCTTCCCGAACTGGGTGCGAGTGGAGCAGGCGTTGCCACCACGCTGTCGATAGGCGTGGGGCTATTGCTCTGGATAATCGTCACCGCACGCCACAGCAGTGCCCTGACATGGGCCCGGTTACGACCTGACATTCTGGTGCTGCGAACGACTGCCCGGCTGGCGTTGCCCCACTCGGCTCAGCAGCTTTGGTTTGCCGCCGGGTATGCCGTGCTTTTCTGGCTTTTGAGCCAGCTCGGCACAGCGAGTGTTGCCGTGGGGCATGTGCTGATCAATCTTTCGCTGTTGCTGATACTGCCGGGTGTCGGTGTCGGGGTTGCCGCGATGAGCCTGGTGGGTGAAGCCCTGGGTCGGGACGCCGAGCAAGAAGCCCACCGCTGGGGGCTGGATGCGCTCTGGGTTGCTGCGCTGTTGCTGGTGGTACTGGCACTGCCCATGCTGTGGATACCGGACAAACTGCTGGGCCTGTTTTTCAGAGCGCCGGAATTGATTGCGCTTGGTACGCTGCCCCTTCAGTTAACGGGCCTGATGATGGTCATTGACGTCGCCGCGCTGGTACTCGCTCAAGCCCTGATGGGCGCGGGCGCTCAGCGAACCGTTATGCTGTTGACGCTGAGCCTGCAGTGGCTGCTTTTTTTACCGCTAGCCTGGTGGGTCGGCGTCAGTCTCGGCTATGGGCTGCTCGGCATTTGGCTGATGCAGCTGATGTATCGCATCATTAACTCAGCCGCTTTTTTCTGGATATGGCAACGCCGTCGGTGGGCGACGTCGCTAACGTAAATACTGTCTCAAATACGGCTCTAAATGCTATTTTGAGATAAAAAGATAATTATATATTCTTTTGTAGAATATGATGCCCGCGTTATGGTGGCGACACTGATTCGTCCCGTTTCAACGTGACAACTTCGCTTTAGCAGGACCGTGCCCCATGTATCGTTATGATATTCATGACCAAACGCTGGTAGATGAGCGCGTCGCTCAATTTCGCGATCAAATGGATCGCTACCGCGACGGGCGTTTGGGAGAAGAAGAGTTTCGTCCACTGCGTTTGCAGAATGGTCTCTACATCCAGCGTCATGCGCCCATGCTGCGCATTGCGATCCCGTACGGCATGTTGGCTGGCCATCAGTTGCGTGCGCTGGGGGATATTACCCGTCGCTACGACCGTGGTTACGGCCACTTCACCACGCGCCAAAACCTGCAGCTTAACTGGCCTGCCCTGGAAGATGTGCCGGAAATCCTAGGGGATCTGGCTAAAGTCCAGATGCACGCGATCCAGACCAGCGGCAACTGCATTCGCAATACTACCAGCGACCAGTTTGCCGGTATTGCCAACGATGAAGTGGAAGACCCGCGTCCCTGGTGCGAACTGATCCGTCAATGGTCGACGCTACACCCTGAATTTGCCTATCTGCCGCGCAAGTTCAAGATCGCCGTCAGTGGTGCTTCCCAGGACCGCGCAGCCATCCAGGTTCACGATATCGGCCTAAGGCTATGGTACAACGAAGCTGGCGAACTGCGCGTCAGAGTCCTCGCCGGCGGTGGCCTGGGCCGCACGCCGATGATCGGCGACGTGGTACGTGACGACCTGCCCTGGCAGCACCTGCTGACCTATCTGGAAGCGTGTGTACGGGTGTACAACCAGTTCGGGCGTCGCGACAACAAGTTCAAGGCGCGGATCAAGATCCTGGTCAAGGCGCTGGGGATCGAAGAGTACCGTCGTCGCGTCGAGGAAGAGTGGGCGCATTTGAAAGATGGCCCACAGACGCTCAACGCTGCCGCGGTCGAGGCAGCGAAAAGCCACTTTCCTGAGCCTGAACGTCGCCGTGTGGCTGAAAGCGCTGTGGAATATTACGAACGCCTTCGGCAGGAAAACCGAGGCTTTGCTCGCTTCGTGACCAATAACGTGACCGACCACAAGGTCTACGGTTATAAAGCCGTGACGCTATCGCTCAAGCGCCGCGAACACGCCCCTGGCGACGTGACGGCTGATCAAATGGACGCCATCGCCGACCTCGCTGACCGTTACAGTTTCGGTGAAGTCCGCGTTACCCATGAGCAGAACCTGGTACTTTCCGACGTACCGGTAGACGAGCTGGAAGCCCTTTGGCAAGAGCTTGAAGTGCTGGGCATGGCCAACCCGACAGTGGGCACGCTCAACGACATCATCTGCTGCCCGGGCGGCGATTACTGCAGCCTGGCCAATGCGGTGTCGATTCCGATCGCCCAGGCATTGCAGGAGCGCTTTGAAGACCTCGATTTCCTTTACGACCTGGGGCCGCTGGATCTGAACATTTCCGGCTGCATGAACGCCTGTGGTCACCACCACGTGGGCCATATCGGCATTTTGGGCGTCGATAAAAAGGGCGAGGAGTACTACCAGGTATCGATTGGCGGCAACTCGACCGATGATGCTTCATTGGGCAAGATTCTTGGCCCTTCCTTCTTCCGTGAAGATGTCCCCGGTGTTGTCGAAAAAGTGCTGGAAGTCTACGTGGCCCAGCGCCATGAAGATGAACGCTTTCTCGACACCTATCGCCGTATTGGACTGAAACCCTTCAAGGAGCGTGTTTATGCCGCCTAATGACAAACAGGCCGATGCGGTTGAGCTGACGCCGGTTCATGCCGATCACCTGATCGCCAATGGCGAACTGGCGGCGGAAAACGCTTGGTGTGTGTCTTACGACGCTGAGGCACTTCCCGAGCAGCGCCCGGCATTTGTACCGCTGGCGCTCTGGAAAGCTCATCAGGAAGACACCGAACTGGCACCGCTGCTGGCAAGCGACTGTGAACTGACGGCGACCCTGGCCGATGAGATTCGTTCGGCCCCGGCAGTCGCCATTGATTTTCCGGCGTTTACCGACGGCCGTGGCTACAGCCTTGCTCGGCTGTTGCGCGAGCGCTTTGGCTACAATGGCGAAGTGCGCGCGGTTGGCGATGTGCTGGTCGACCAGTTGGAGTACATGCGCCGCTGTGGCTTTACCGCCATGGCGCTTCGTGATGACCAGCATCCCGAGGATGCCCTGCGGGCGCTGAGTTTTTTCAGCGTGCGCTACCAGCCGGATGTCGAAGAACGCCAGGCACTGTTTGAAAAGCGACTTAACGCTGGCCACTAAGTGCATCACCGATCCAGTAAAAGGGGCAGCCATACGGCTGCCCCTTTTGTATTTGTATTGACGACTGTGCGTTGACGGCTAATTTGTCGCTAGCTAGCCGCGACGTTTTTGCTGCCGTTCACGGTTATTTGCTTTGGCGCGATCACTCTTGCGTAGCATGACCCAGGTAGCGCCCAGCCCGCCTTCGGAGGGCTGGGCGGAGATATACGCCTGTACCTCGTCAAACTGAAGCAGCCATTTGCCAATATAGGAACGCAATACATTGGCCGGGCTGTCGATCTCCCGCCCGCGGCCGTGGACGATCAACACCGATCGCAGGTCGTGCGCGTAAGCATCCTGAATAAAGGGAAACACCAGCCGCCGGCATTCGGCCAGAGGCCGCCTGAGCAGATGAAGCTGTGCCTGAACGGGGTAGCCGCCGTGTTTGAGTTTATCGACCACCCCCTGCTGGATCCCCTCGCGGCGGTACTCGATGGGATCAAAGGGTGGTATCAGATCGACAAAGTCATCGGATAGAAAGTTACGCTCATCCATCTCTGCTTCAGCGCGCTCGCGCCTTGCCAACTGTGCCTCGGAAGGACGCTTGCGCGCATCACCGGTATCCGCACGATTATTCTGCGCTAGCGGCTTCACGTCGCCCACAAGCGCTCGGAAGTCCATCTCATCACGAAGTGGCTGGTTCATGGCAGGCTCTCCGACAGGATAGGCTTTCCATCCTACCAAACCCGCATCGATTGCTTAAGCGTCTTGTTACGCTTGTGTTCCA
This window of the Halomonas sp. SH5A2 genome carries:
- a CDS encoding MATE family efflux transporter → MPYVARRHGKVVRLAWPVMLGMLSQSMLNLVDAALVGRLGETALAGVGLGGYAMFMMTALVFGLSSSVQSQTAQRLGAGHSGLSRPLQAGLLLGLVSGTLLAVLAWWQAPAIMQWMSPAPDFHGVAVDYFRWRVLSLAAIALTLCFRGYWNGRQYTRLYLRIIVAVHLLNVVLSAGLIFGLGGLPELGASGAGVATTLSIGVGLLLWIIVTARHSSALTWARLRPDILVLRTTARLALPHSAQQLWFAAGYAVLFWLLSQLGTASVAVGHVLINLSLLLILPGVGVGVAAMSLVGEALGRDAEQEAHRWGLDALWVAALLLVVLALPMLWIPDKLLGLFFRAPELIALGTLPLQLTGLMMVIDVAALVLAQALMGAGAQRTVMLLTLSLQWLLFLPLAWWVGVSLGYGLLGIWLMQLMYRIINSAAFFWIWQRRRWATSLT
- a CDS encoding nitrite/sulfite reductase gives rise to the protein MYRYDIHDQTLVDERVAQFRDQMDRYRDGRLGEEEFRPLRLQNGLYIQRHAPMLRIAIPYGMLAGHQLRALGDITRRYDRGYGHFTTRQNLQLNWPALEDVPEILGDLAKVQMHAIQTSGNCIRNTTSDQFAGIANDEVEDPRPWCELIRQWSTLHPEFAYLPRKFKIAVSGASQDRAAIQVHDIGLRLWYNEAGELRVRVLAGGGLGRTPMIGDVVRDDLPWQHLLTYLEACVRVYNQFGRRDNKFKARIKILVKALGIEEYRRRVEEEWAHLKDGPQTLNAAAVEAAKSHFPEPERRRVAESAVEYYERLRQENRGFARFVTNNVTDHKVYGYKAVTLSLKRREHAPGDVTADQMDAIADLADRYSFGEVRVTHEQNLVLSDVPVDELEALWQELEVLGMANPTVGTLNDIICCPGGDYCSLANAVSIPIAQALQERFEDLDFLYDLGPLDLNISGCMNACGHHHVGHIGILGVDKKGEEYYQVSIGGNSTDDASLGKILGPSFFREDVPGVVEKVLEVYVAQRHEDERFLDTYRRIGLKPFKERVYAA
- a CDS encoding DUF934 domain-containing protein, which gives rise to MPPNDKQADAVELTPVHADHLIANGELAAENAWCVSYDAEALPEQRPAFVPLALWKAHQEDTELAPLLASDCELTATLADEIRSAPAVAIDFPAFTDGRGYSLARLLRERFGYNGEVRAVGDVLVDQLEYMRRCGFTAMALRDDQHPEDALRALSFFSVRYQPDVEERQALFEKRLNAGH
- the smrA gene encoding DNA endonuclease SmrA, translated to MNQPLRDEMDFRALVGDVKPLAQNNRADTGDARKRPSEAQLARRERAEAEMDERNFLSDDFVDLIPPFDPIEYRREGIQQGVVDKLKHGGYPVQAQLHLLRRPLAECRRLVFPFIQDAYAHDLRSVLIVHGRGREIDSPANVLRSYIGKWLLQFDEVQAYISAQPSEGGLGATWVMLRKSDRAKANNRERQQKRRG